A single window of Nitrospirota bacterium DNA harbors:
- a CDS encoding MFS transporter: protein MGVTGYQWLVLTVAWLGWVFDSMDSTLYAMVLHPALHELLGVGASTQGIEWYGGIIFSVFLMGWALGGILFGTLADYIGRTKTMILTILIYSVFTGMAALSHSWWQLMIYRFLTALGIGGEWAAGASLVAEIWPQDKRAKAAGILQSAWAVGFFLAALANLFFGASGWRILFLIGILPALVTLLIRFFVKEPEAWVKIKVHRDKLLKKNPSIHPSEKDRELLTFSLKRLFNRDLRRQTVIGSILAFVAVFGLWGATNWTPTLIRQLLAPKNLDSEMVNRYVSFAVMSLNGGALAGYLAFGPIADRIGRRLTFFLMCLGSFIMLPVTFLTPRDYTVMLWLLPVLGFFNNGIFSGFPIYLPELYPTSVRATGVGFCFNIGRTLASAGPFVKGYLGTLFEPGKAVSLIGIVYLLGMVILPFAPETKGKPLPEK from the coding sequence ATGGGAGTAACAGGCTATCAATGGCTGGTCTTAACTGTCGCCTGGTTGGGCTGGGTCTTTGATTCGATGGACTCTACCCTCTACGCCATGGTCCTCCATCCGGCGCTTCACGAATTGCTGGGTGTCGGGGCTTCGACGCAAGGAATCGAATGGTATGGAGGAATTATCTTTTCGGTTTTCCTGATGGGGTGGGCCCTGGGCGGGATTTTATTTGGCACCCTGGCTGATTACATCGGCCGGACCAAAACCATGATCCTGACGATTCTCATTTATTCTGTTTTTACTGGAATGGCCGCCCTATCGCACTCCTGGTGGCAGTTAATGATTTACCGTTTTTTAACGGCCCTGGGAATCGGAGGCGAATGGGCCGCCGGGGCCTCGCTTGTGGCAGAAATCTGGCCCCAGGATAAAAGGGCTAAAGCTGCGGGAATTTTACAATCAGCCTGGGCGGTTGGTTTTTTCCTCGCCGCGCTGGCCAATCTCTTTTTCGGAGCCTCCGGGTGGAGGATTTTGTTCCTCATCGGAATTCTACCGGCCCTGGTTACCCTCTTAATCCGTTTCTTCGTTAAGGAACCGGAAGCATGGGTAAAGATTAAAGTACACCGCGACAAACTTTTAAAAAAAAATCCCTCCATTCACCCTTCGGAGAAAGACCGGGAACTTTTAACTTTTAGCCTCAAAAGGTTATTTAACCGAGATTTGAGAAGACAGACGGTGATTGGATCAATCCTGGCGTTTGTGGCCGTCTTTGGCCTTTGGGGAGCCACAAACTGGACCCCGACACTGATTCGCCAACTGTTGGCCCCAAAAAACCTCGATTCGGAAATGGTAAACCGGTATGTTAGCTTTGCCGTGATGAGCCTGAACGGCGGGGCATTGGCCGGGTATTTGGCCTTCGGTCCAATTGCAGATCGCATCGGCCGCCGCCTTACGTTTTTTCTCATGTGCCTGGGCAGTTTTATTATGCTCCCCGTCACATTTTTGACTCCGCGAGATTACACCGTGATGTTATGGCTTCTTCCCGTGTTAGGTTTTTTTAACAATGGAATTTTTAGCGGCTTTCCAATTTATCTTCCGGAGCTTTATCCCACTTCAGTTCGGGCCACGGGGGTCGGATTCTGTTTCAATATTGGAAGGACTCTGGCCTCAGCGGGGCCCTTTGTAAAAGGTTATTTAGGAACTCTTTTTGAACCAGGGAAAGCCGTCAGTTTAATCGGAATCGTCTATCTTTTAGGAATGGTCATTCTTCCGTTTGCGCCGGAGACGAAAGGGAAGCCTCTTCCCGAAAAATAA
- a CDS encoding DUF1284 domain-containing protein, producing MKVAFQSRFKMDPVPIRGHTLLCLQGFRGEGYDPMFTAHMSAIHRRLTQDPHILVQVMTSPDTFCHSCPNLSAENSCRLHGDGTEVTMVEQDKEVMRRLGLKSGDILSWETILKKISATVRPEMLNEICGECPWLPLNYCKEGLIFREEASLSSPAQTEE from the coding sequence ATGAAGGTTGCGTTTCAATCCCGGTTTAAAATGGATCCTGTCCCCATTCGCGGGCATACCCTTCTCTGCCTGCAGGGTTTTCGCGGAGAAGGATATGATCCGATGTTTACCGCCCATATGTCTGCGATTCATCGACGTTTGACCCAGGATCCACACATTCTTGTTCAAGTCATGACGTCTCCGGATACTTTTTGTCATTCTTGTCCTAATCTTTCCGCTGAAAATAGTTGCAGGCTTCACGGAGACGGAACGGAAGTCACTATGGTTGAGCAGGATAAAGAAGTGATGCGGCGTTTAGGTTTGAAAAGCGGGGATATTCTGTCCTGGGAAACAATCTTGAAAAAAATTTCAGCAACGGTCAGGCCTGAAATGCTAAATGAAATTTGCGGGGAATGTCCCTGGTTGCCCCTGAATTACTGTAAGGAAGGCCTTATTTTTCGGGAAGAGGCTTCCCTTTCGTCTCCGGCGCAAACGGAAGAATGA
- a CDS encoding FAD-dependent thymidylate synthase translates to MAHSIVPAAEAILDKEFTVLNKGFVRLVDYMGGDERIVQSARVSYGSGTKTVREDKGLINYLMKNLHTSPFEQVSLTFHAKMPIFVARQWIRHRTARLNEISGRYSVMPDEFYLPAPEDIRYQSQNNKQGRGEEVSPELQAKVIEILKKDQISVYANYEAMIKDDVARELARINLPLSLFTQWYWQIDLHNLFHFLRLRMDDHAQKEIRVYGEVMAMMAKAVAPMAYEAFEEHILHGTRLSRTETAAVREILAGRENPLKGKELEEFKRKILSREGR, encoded by the coding sequence ATGGCGCATAGTATTGTCCCTGCCGCAGAGGCGATTTTAGACAAGGAGTTTACCGTTCTTAACAAAGGATTTGTCCGGCTGGTTGATTACATGGGCGGTGATGAACGGATTGTCCAGTCGGCCCGCGTTTCTTATGGCAGCGGAACTAAAACTGTTCGCGAAGATAAAGGCTTGATTAACTATCTGATGAAAAACCTTCACACTTCGCCGTTTGAGCAGGTCAGTCTGACCTTTCATGCCAAGATGCCGATTTTTGTCGCTCGCCAATGGATTCGTCACCGTACCGCGCGTCTAAATGAAATTTCCGGGCGGTACAGCGTGATGCCGGACGAATTTTATCTTCCGGCTCCAGAAGACATCCGGTATCAGAGTCAAAATAATAAACAGGGACGAGGCGAGGAAGTCTCTCCGGAATTACAGGCCAAAGTCATTGAAATTCTTAAAAAGGACCAAATTTCGGTTTACGCCAATTACGAAGCCATGATTAAGGATGATGTTGCCAGGGAACTTGCCCGGATTAATCTTCCTTTGAGCCTTTTCACCCAATGGTATTGGCAGATTGACCTCCATAATTTGTTTCATTTCTTACGTTTGCGCATGGATGATCACGCCCAAAAAGAGATTCGCGTTTATGGCGAGGTGATGGCCATGATGGCCAAAGCCGTTGCACCGATGGCCTATGAAGCTTTTGAAGAGCATATTCTCCACGGAACTCGTCTTTCCAGAACTGAAACCGCTGCGGTTCGGGAAATTCTGGCCGGTCGTGAGAATCCGTTGAAAGGAAAAGAACTGGAGGAATTTAAGCGGAAAATTCTTTCCCGGGAAGGAAGGTAA
- a CDS encoding HAD family phosphatase has protein sequence MVKRSMLKAVIFDFNGIIADDEPIHFELFAKVMAEERVLISRDEYNHFYLHLNDHDAFETGLRRHNKTFTPDSLSKLIHRKTIYYNEVISTREVLFPDAPDFIRKTAGLFPLAIASGALNAEIEFILKRAGLEEFFPVIIAAERTFHGKPHPECYLNALRGLNAFYQKNSPIKPSEVLVIEDSIGGIEGAHRAGMVCLAVTNSYQKNELIEADMIVDSLSEIDFKKIRPYFEK, from the coding sequence ATGGTTAAACGATCTATGTTAAAAGCGGTCATTTTTGATTTTAACGGTATCATCGCCGATGATGAGCCTATTCATTTCGAGCTTTTCGCAAAAGTCATGGCGGAGGAACGAGTCCTCATTTCCAGAGACGAATACAATCATTTTTACCTCCACTTAAATGATCACGACGCCTTTGAAACAGGACTTCGAAGGCACAATAAAACCTTTACGCCGGACAGCCTCTCGAAACTGATTCATCGGAAAACCATTTATTATAATGAGGTCATCTCAACCCGTGAAGTGTTATTCCCGGATGCGCCTGATTTTATCAGAAAAACAGCCGGCCTTTTTCCTTTAGCCATTGCTTCAGGCGCCTTAAACGCTGAAATCGAGTTTATCCTTAAACGTGCCGGCCTTGAGGAGTTTTTCCCGGTGATCATCGCCGCTGAAAGAACCTTTCACGGGAAACCTCATCCGGAATGTTATTTAAATGCCTTGCGGGGCCTGAATGCCTTTTATCAAAAAAATTCCCCTATAAAACCTTCTGAAGTTCTGGTGATTGAAGATTCAATCGGTGGAATTGAAGGAGCCCACCGGGCAGGAATGGTCTGTCTTGCCGTGACGAATAGTTATCAAAAAAATGAGTTAATCGAAGCCGATATGATTGTCGATTCACTCAGTGAAATCGATTTCAAGAAAATACGCCCTTACTTTGAAAAGTAA
- a CDS encoding squalene/phytoene synthase family protein yields MKSNFYYSFFFLRPEEKEALFSFYSFCRQIDDEIDLPSSPADPSAETIAGKIKKIQTWRAELKKCFDGKPSHPLTAKLQPFFKLYHLTPLYFDEILKGMEMDIHPFSVGTFEELKLYCYRVASAVGLVCMEIFQDRSVDARECAVNLGIAFQMTNILRDIFGDLEKGRLYLPKEDLDRFSYSENDLKDHLKTDAYVKLIQFEIDRTKIYYQKAEMNLQGCENVGKNMIEVMTKTYYRLLLEIEKNILRLDQKTIALSTLNKLLIAGGVWVKSRFL; encoded by the coding sequence TTGAAAAGTAATTTTTATTATTCTTTCTTTTTTCTCCGCCCTGAAGAAAAAGAAGCCCTCTTCAGTTTTTATTCTTTTTGCAGACAGATTGACGATGAAATTGATTTACCCTCCTCTCCCGCTGATCCTTCAGCCGAAACGATCGCTGGAAAAATAAAAAAAATTCAAACCTGGCGGGCCGAATTGAAAAAATGCTTTGATGGGAAACCCTCTCACCCGTTAACAGCGAAACTCCAACCTTTTTTCAAACTCTATCATTTAACGCCTCTTTATTTTGATGAAATTCTCAAGGGAATGGAAATGGATATTCATCCCTTTTCCGTCGGTACTTTTGAAGAGCTTAAACTTTACTGTTACCGGGTAGCCTCTGCCGTTGGACTCGTTTGTATGGAAATTTTCCAGGACAGGTCTGTTGATGCAAGGGAGTGCGCCGTGAATCTGGGAATCGCTTTCCAGATGACAAACATTCTCAGGGATATTTTTGGAGACCTTGAAAAAGGACGATTATACCTGCCGAAAGAAGACCTGGACCGGTTTTCTTATTCTGAAAATGACCTTAAAGACCATTTAAAAACAGACGCCTATGTTAAGTTAATCCAGTTTGAAATCGACCGGACGAAAATTTATTATCAAAAGGCCGAAATGAATTTACAGGGATGTGAAAATGTGGGTAAAAATATGATTGAGGTCATGACGAAGACTTATTATCGACTTCTTTTAGAAATTGAAAAAAACATTTTAAGACTTGACCAAAAAACCATAGCGCTGTCAACACTTAATAAACTTTTGATTGCGGGCGGGGTTTGGGTCAAAAGTCGATTCCTCTAA
- a CDS encoding TIGR00730 family Rossman fold protein: protein MNAANKENRKNSKNSGFKTSKFQNNKNLEELALNLSKVSKEFENADMVQQILTTLTKLVEMNADRLDMKILSTTLKELRYAFKIFAPYRKIKKVSIFGSARTGEDDPDYHMAFKIGESLAKNEFMVITGAGEGIMKAAQGGAGAEKGFGVNIMLPFEQSANLFIEKDPKLVTFKYFFTRKLIFIKETNGVVLFPGGFGTHDEGFETLTLLQTGKCDPLPVVFVENPERPYWTKWKEFIDACLLKRGLISRDDLDLFKIVTTVEAAVEEITHFYANYHSMQFVREKLIIRLKHGVDERLLNHLNMAFKEILVAGKFEQAKALPEEETPYPELNHLERISFQFNRRNYGRLRQLINFLNQN from the coding sequence ATGAATGCAGCGAATAAAGAAAACAGGAAAAATTCTAAAAATTCCGGATTCAAAACCAGCAAATTCCAAAATAATAAAAACCTGGAAGAGCTGGCATTAAATTTATCGAAAGTTTCCAAAGAATTTGAAAACGCCGACATGGTCCAGCAGATATTGACGACCTTGACTAAACTTGTCGAAATGAATGCCGACCGTCTGGATATGAAAATCCTCAGCACGACCCTTAAGGAATTAAGGTATGCTTTCAAGATTTTTGCTCCCTATCGGAAAATTAAAAAGGTCAGTATTTTTGGTTCCGCTCGAACGGGTGAGGATGATCCCGATTATCATATGGCTTTTAAAATCGGGGAGTCGCTGGCTAAAAACGAATTTATGGTTATTACGGGCGCCGGGGAGGGAATTATGAAGGCGGCGCAGGGGGGGGCTGGCGCCGAAAAAGGCTTTGGCGTAAACATCATGCTTCCTTTCGAACAATCCGCAAACCTGTTTATTGAAAAAGACCCTAAATTGGTCACGTTCAAATACTTTTTTACCCGAAAATTGATTTTTATCAAAGAAACCAACGGTGTGGTTCTTTTTCCAGGAGGATTTGGAACCCACGATGAAGGGTTCGAAACATTGACGCTATTGCAAACCGGGAAATGTGACCCCTTGCCCGTGGTTTTTGTCGAAAATCCGGAAAGACCTTATTGGACGAAATGGAAGGAGTTTATCGACGCCTGTTTATTAAAAAGAGGTCTTATTTCACGTGATGACCTCGATCTGTTTAAAATTGTAACCACCGTTGAAGCGGCGGTGGAGGAAATCACTCACTTTTATGCGAATTATCATTCCATGCAGTTTGTGCGTGAAAAACTGATCATTCGTTTAAAACATGGTGTGGATGAGAGACTTTTAAATCATTTAAACATGGCGTTTAAAGAAATTTTGGTCGCTGGAAAATTTGAACAGGCCAAGGCGTTGCCGGAAGAGGAAACCCCTTATCCTGAACTGAACCACCTCGAAAGAATTTCCTTCCAATTCAACCGAAGAAATTACGGCCGTTTGCGGCAATTGATCAACTTCTTAAACCAGAATTAG
- a CDS encoding TldD/PmbA family protein, whose product MIDPEIGRNLLAKAKKKGATEGDVIIVESHSFSVQVRMGKLDKISQANGKKLGLRLFFGKRTSISATSDLSRQSLETLLNNTCEMAQATEEDAFSGLPQPEELARNYPDLNLDDVSAEKMSVDQKIEMAKEMEQAALSFDPKITNSEGADLSHYRSHIWYMNSHGFNGDFPAAGSSISVSPIAGLQGDMQRDSWYSTHRKFSRLARPSEVGIKAAQRTVRRLGARKIKTCAVPVVFDPEMAGSLLGNLFSAVSGSALYRGASFLVEKLNARVASSLVTVIDDGTLPEGLGSKPFDGEGLPVRRKFVVENGILRNYLLDTYSAKKLKMKSTGNASRSIGDAPSVGPGNFFMKEGNDTPEEIIGSVKSGLYLTEMIGFGVNMITGDFSRGAAGYWIENGELAYPVEEITIAGNLKEMFLNIEMVGKDLEFNGSIVAPTLKISKMTIAGN is encoded by the coding sequence ATGATCGATCCGGAAATCGGCAGAAATCTTTTAGCTAAAGCCAAAAAAAAAGGTGCGACAGAAGGGGATGTGATCATTGTCGAGAGTCATTCCTTTTCGGTTCAGGTCCGAATGGGAAAGCTCGACAAGATCAGTCAAGCCAATGGAAAGAAATTGGGATTACGACTTTTTTTTGGAAAGCGGACTTCTATTTCGGCGACGTCTGATCTGAGCCGTCAATCGCTCGAAACTTTGTTAAATAACACCTGTGAAATGGCTCAGGCTACGGAGGAAGACGCTTTTTCGGGGCTCCCCCAGCCTGAAGAATTGGCCAGGAATTATCCTGACCTTAATCTGGACGACGTCAGCGCCGAAAAAATGTCCGTTGATCAAAAAATTGAAATGGCCAAAGAGATGGAACAGGCCGCTTTGTCGTTTGATCCCAAAATCACCAATTCTGAAGGCGCAGACCTCAGCCATTACCGGAGTCATATCTGGTATATGAATAGCCATGGGTTTAACGGTGATTTTCCGGCGGCAGGTTCTTCGATTTCCGTTTCTCCGATTGCCGGGCTACAAGGTGACATGCAGCGGGACTCCTGGTATTCTACCCATCGAAAATTCAGCCGGTTAGCCAGGCCTTCTGAAGTCGGGATTAAGGCGGCCCAACGGACGGTGCGAAGGCTGGGGGCCCGGAAAATAAAGACCTGTGCGGTCCCGGTGGTTTTTGATCCCGAAATGGCCGGGAGCCTTTTAGGAAATCTGTTTTCAGCCGTTTCCGGGAGCGCCCTCTATCGCGGAGCTTCTTTCCTGGTTGAGAAATTAAATGCCCGGGTGGCTTCTTCCCTGGTCACCGTGATCGATGACGGGACGCTTCCCGAAGGTTTAGGGTCCAAGCCGTTTGATGGGGAAGGATTGCCGGTTCGCCGGAAATTCGTCGTCGAAAACGGGATTTTAAGGAATTATCTTTTAGATACCTATTCCGCAAAAAAGTTAAAAATGAAATCAACCGGAAATGCCTCCCGATCGATCGGCGATGCGCCCTCTGTCGGCCCCGGCAATTTCTTTATGAAAGAAGGAAATGACACACCCGAAGAAATTATAGGGTCCGTAAAATCAGGGCTTTATTTAACCGAAATGATTGGTTTTGGGGTGAATATGATCACCGGGGATTTTTCGCGAGGCGCGGCAGGGTACTGGATTGAGAATGGGGAACTCGCTTATCCCGTTGAAGAGATTACCATTGCCGGGAACTTAAAAGAAATGTTTTTGAATATTGAAATGGTTGGAAAGGATCTCGAATTTAACGGATCGATTGTCGCGCCGACTCTAAAAATTTCAAAAATGACCATTGCCGGGAATTAA
- the tldD gene encoding metalloprotease TldD, whose translation MANEFMSPDHFFVEKFGLESSQLEKTMSRALGNKVDYMDLYFEYRTNDSISLEEGIIKKANKNISQGVGVRATAEEKTGFAYSDEISLKNIEIAADTAKYITSSPALIKRTGIAGKEPVKKDLYPVHTPISEVPFKDKVEILQKMDRIARAYDPRIKKVMLSFSSEHKIIYVVTSDGIAVGDVQPLSRLNITCIAEDGGERQIGTYGGGGRNEFSFFLDHHLFEFYAKEAARQAVLNLSAVSAPAGIMDVVLGPGWPGILLHEAIGHGLEGDFNRKKTSAFSDRIGQKVASSLCTIVDDGTIKGRRGSLNIDDEGTETRKTVLIENGILKGYLQDKLNARLMNMAPTGNGRRESYAHIPMPRMTNTYMLPGKDKKEDIISSVKRGLYAVSFGGGQVDITNGKFVFSASEAYLIEDGKVTRPVKGATLIGNGPDVLTRVSMVGDDLQLDPGVGTCGKDGQSVPVGVGLPTIKIEGMTVGGSAV comes from the coding sequence ATGGCAAACGAATTTATGAGTCCAGACCATTTTTTTGTTGAAAAGTTTGGTTTAGAATCCTCTCAACTTGAAAAGACGATGAGTCGTGCGCTTGGGAATAAGGTCGATTATATGGACCTTTATTTTGAATACCGGACGAACGATTCCATTTCACTTGAAGAGGGGATTATTAAGAAAGCCAATAAAAACATCAGTCAGGGGGTCGGGGTTCGGGCGACTGCCGAGGAAAAAACCGGATTTGCGTATTCTGACGAGATTTCCCTTAAGAATATTGAAATCGCCGCCGATACGGCAAAATATATTACCTCTTCGCCGGCTTTGATTAAAAGAACCGGGATTGCGGGAAAAGAGCCTGTTAAAAAAGATCTTTATCCGGTTCATACGCCGATCAGCGAGGTTCCGTTTAAAGATAAGGTTGAGATTTTGCAAAAAATGGATCGAATTGCCCGGGCCTATGATCCGAGAATTAAAAAAGTCATGCTTTCGTTTTCAAGTGAACATAAGATAATTTATGTGGTCACTTCCGATGGGATAGCGGTAGGGGATGTTCAGCCTTTATCCCGTTTAAATATTACCTGCATCGCGGAAGATGGCGGCGAACGTCAAATCGGAACTTATGGAGGCGGCGGCCGGAACGAATTTTCGTTTTTTCTTGATCATCATCTCTTTGAGTTTTATGCCAAAGAGGCGGCACGCCAGGCAGTCCTCAACCTTTCAGCGGTTTCCGCACCCGCGGGCATAATGGACGTTGTTTTAGGCCCCGGATGGCCGGGGATTCTCCTCCATGAGGCGATCGGTCATGGCCTGGAAGGGGATTTTAACCGGAAAAAAACGTCTGCTTTTTCGGACAGAATCGGTCAAAAAGTCGCTTCTTCGTTATGCACCATTGTCGATGATGGAACAATCAAAGGGAGAAGAGGGTCGCTCAATATAGACGATGAGGGAACGGAAACCCGGAAAACCGTCCTGATCGAAAATGGCATTTTAAAAGGATATCTCCAGGACAAGCTAAATGCCCGGTTGATGAATATGGCCCCCACCGGGAACGGCAGGCGAGAAAGTTATGCGCATATCCCGATGCCGAGAATGACGAATACCTATATGTTGCCGGGCAAAGATAAAAAAGAAGATATTATTTCGAGCGTTAAGAGAGGGTTGTATGCGGTATCTTTCGGGGGCGGTCAGGTGGACATTACAAACGGGAAATTCGTTTTTTCGGCCAGCGAGGCTTATTTAATTGAAGATGGAAAAGTGACGAGGCCGGTTAAAGGGGCGACGTTAATTGGAAATGGGCCTGATGTTTTGACCCGTGTGTCCATGGTGGGAGACGATCTACAGCTGGATCCCGGCGTAGGGACCTGCGGGAAAGATGGACAGTCGGTCCCGGTCGGGGTAGGGCTTCCAACCATTAAAATTGAAGGGATGACCGTAGGAGGGTCTGCAGTATGA
- a CDS encoding molybdopterin molybdotransferase MoeA, translating into MMNSQTDDPIQTALAKFLPEIPEGNLKKEIIPLSMALHRVLAKDIKAPMDSPPYSRSIMEGYVVNIQDTESAATNNPIGIVPKGEIPLGFSKIKAIPVGTGLSVTTGSYIPPGDYAVIRPFDYEPRNNKFYIKRAFKPAENIETQGCDLRKGSFLLKKGKLLNPADIGLLASMGILKAQVSCKPKVSIFSSGNEVISPTKKFSPGFIWDSNSYALSAAVEEAGGIPLFKGIVKDDFNSFKKELQKALKTSDMILISGGTAVGGRDFVAEIINALGKPGTLVNGVPMRSGKPMVNGVVGKTPIVCVAGHPPEAMRGFLFFGKAAIYRLLGRNPE; encoded by the coding sequence ATGATGAATTCCCAAACGGATGACCCCATTCAAACGGCATTAGCGAAGTTTTTACCTGAAATCCCGGAAGGAAACCTTAAAAAAGAAATCATCCCTTTGTCAATGGCGCTTCACAGGGTTTTGGCCAAAGATATTAAAGCTCCTATGGACTCGCCTCCCTATTCCAGATCCATTATGGAAGGCTATGTCGTCAATATTCAAGACACAGAATCGGCGGCTACCAATAACCCCATCGGAATCGTCCCCAAAGGGGAAATCCCGCTCGGTTTTTCAAAAATAAAGGCCATCCCGGTTGGAACGGGTCTTTCCGTCACGACGGGAAGCTATATTCCTCCAGGAGATTATGCGGTTATTCGTCCTTTTGACTATGAACCAAGAAATAACAAATTTTATATTAAACGGGCCTTCAAACCAGCTGAGAATATTGAAACCCAGGGATGCGACCTGAGAAAAGGGAGCTTTCTTCTAAAAAAGGGTAAACTCCTGAACCCGGCCGATATCGGTCTTTTGGCTTCAATGGGGATTCTCAAGGCGCAGGTCTCCTGCAAGCCAAAAGTCTCAATCTTTTCCTCCGGCAACGAGGTGATTTCCCCGACTAAGAAATTCAGCCCGGGTTTTATCTGGGACTCCAATTCCTACGCCCTTTCCGCGGCGGTTGAAGAAGCCGGCGGCATCCCTCTTTTTAAGGGGATTGTTAAAGATGACTTTAACTCTTTTAAAAAAGAGCTTCAAAAAGCGTTAAAAACCAGCGACATGATTTTAATTTCCGGCGGCACTGCTGTCGGGGGTAGAGATTTTGTCGCTGAGATAATTAATGCCCTGGGAAAACCTGGAACACTCGTAAACGGCGTTCCGATGCGGTCCGGGAAACCGATGGTGAACGGAGTCGTCGGTAAAACCCCAATAGTTTGCGTTGCCGGACATCCTCCAGAAGCGATGAGAGGCTTTCTTTTCTTTGGAAAAGCGGCTATTTACCGCTTACTCGGAAGAAATCCGGAATAG
- a CDS encoding alpha/beta fold hydrolase, whose protein sequence is MQGADSRRAPFLFSYPHRTSIGLLLIHGLTASPWEVVEIGRRAYEKGFNVYGVRLAGHGTTLEDLDQKVFQDWIQSGLEGINLIQHFADKIVVCGLSLGGLTALYLAEGKKCDAVISLSAPLYLKTSLKLFISIFKYFRKYQFRPLRPELEDFYYPKHSFHALQEMIKLGRDVEANLYKISQPILVMQSKMDVRVDPKSGFTIEQRVQSKIKEIVTYEKGDQVPHVMTTLENPLIEKVFEKMMTFLFRISSE, encoded by the coding sequence ATGCAGGGAGCGGATTCCAGGAGAGCTCCCTTTCTTTTTTCCTATCCTCATAGAACTTCCATCGGCCTTTTACTGATTCATGGCTTAACCGCCTCACCCTGGGAAGTGGTTGAAATCGGCAGGCGAGCCTATGAGAAGGGGTTCAACGTGTATGGTGTCCGATTAGCAGGCCATGGGACCACCCTGGAGGATCTCGACCAGAAGGTGTTTCAAGATTGGATTCAATCCGGACTGGAAGGAATCAACCTGATTCAGCATTTCGCCGATAAAATCGTGGTTTGCGGTCTGTCGTTGGGCGGGCTTACCGCCCTTTATCTCGCTGAAGGTAAAAAATGCGACGCGGTTATTTCACTTTCAGCTCCCCTTTACCTTAAAACTTCCCTCAAACTCTTCATTTCTATTTTCAAATATTTCAGGAAATACCAGTTCCGTCCGTTGCGCCCTGAGCTTGAGGATTTCTATTATCCAAAGCATTCTTTTCATGCGTTGCAGGAGATGATTAAGTTGGGAAGAGATGTTGAGGCTAACCTTTACAAAATCAGTCAGCCCATTTTGGTGATGCAGTCTAAAATGGATGTTAGAGTAGACCCAAAAAGCGGTTTCACGATTGAGCAGAGGGTTCAATCAAAAATTAAGGAAATCGTTACTTATGAAAAAGGGGATCAGGTTCCCCATGTGATGACGACTCTTGAAAACCCTTTAATTGAAAAGGTCTTTGAAAAGATGATGACATTTCTATTCCGGATTTCTTCCGAGTAA
- a CDS encoding (2Fe-2S) ferredoxin domain-containing protein translates to MPKYQYHIFSCTNERPVDDPKGSCAAKRAKELQEIFKKEIHNRGLKKTVRANKAGCLDMCARGPVVVIYPEGVWYSIQNEIDVIEIIDKHIEKGEVVKRLLIQE, encoded by the coding sequence ATGCCGAAGTACCAATATCATATTTTTAGCTGTACTAACGAAAGACCGGTCGACGACCCCAAAGGATCCTGTGCCGCAAAAAGGGCAAAGGAACTTCAGGAAATTTTCAAAAAAGAGATTCACAACCGTGGATTAAAGAAAACAGTCCGGGCAAACAAAGCGGGGTGCCTTGACATGTGTGCGCGAGGCCCCGTGGTGGTCATTTACCCCGAGGGGGTGTGGTACTCGATTCAAAATGAAATCGATGTTATTGAAATTATTGATAAACATATTGAAAAAGGGGAGGTGGTAAAACGTCTTCTGATTCAGGAATAG